A portion of the Pithys albifrons albifrons isolate INPA30051 chromosome 1, PitAlb_v1, whole genome shotgun sequence genome contains these proteins:
- the SLC9A4 gene encoding sodium/hydrogen exchanger 4 isoform X1 — protein MGSAALAHLLNWLLLLLSLVSCSAGAYVDEPNLGKSFLPHYESDPGRAVDSSQDTRLHVFTVDYDYVQIPYEVTLWILLASLAKIGFHIYHRLPRLMPESCILIVIGALVGAIIFASHHKSPPVMNTSIYFLYLLPPIVLEEGYFMPTRPFFENFGSILWWSVLGSLLNSFGIGLSLYGVCQIKAFGLTDLNLLQNLLFGSMISAVDPVAALVVFEEASVNEQLYMMIFGESLLNDGITVVLYNIFIAFTQMHRYEEIESIDVFAGFARFFVVGLGGVLFGIVFGFASAFMTRFTQNISAIEPLLVFMFSYLSYLSAETLYISGILAMTACAVTMKKYVEENVSQNSYTTIKYFMKMLSSISETLIFVFMGVSTVGKNHEWNWAFICFTLLFCLIWRTLSVFALFYISNKFRTYPFTYKDQLIISYSGLRGASSFSLAFLLPVNLFPRKNLFITATLVVIYFTVFIQGITIGPLVRYLDVKKTNKKESINEEIHVRLMDHLKAGIEDICGHWSHYQLRDKFKKFDNKYLKKILIREHQPKSSLVSLYKKMEIKLAIEMAESGMKTSNSSASLQSGRNRRAHRLSPTEVESMRDVLAHNLYQVRQRAPTYNRHNLPTNTNEAQAQEILIRRQHSLKQSHRKGNTLPWSRPVNTTEVRYLSLPQGPSQPTKRKARHVTFTDQHKSGSDAAFPLMLRSQPQLRPLEAKQHQEELIPMAHLDRRAGPSNLSGHRGNSISHHHFTRADNSSLMPRSRFTVREVEEYESEEETETMAPARPLVI, from the exons ATGGGCTCTGCTGCACTTGCACATCTTTTGAACTGGCTACTGTTGCTGTTGAGCCTGGTATCCTGTTCTGCTGGTGCTTACGTGGATGAGCCCAACCTGGGCAAGAGCTTCTTGCCTCACTATGAGTCTGATCCCGGGAGAGCTGTTGACTCTTCACAAGATACAAGGCTACATGTTTTCACAGTGGACTATGACTATGTGCAAATTCCGTATGAAGTTACTCTCTGGATCCTCCTTGCCTCTCTTGCAAAAATAG GTTTCCATATCTATCACCGACTACCAAGACTCATGCCTGAAAGCTGCATCCTGATTGTCATTGGAGCATTGGTAGGAGCAATCATCTTTGCCTCACATCACAAATCTCCACCAGTGATGAACACAAGTATTTACTTCTTGTATCTCCTTCCACCCATTGTCCTGGAGGAGGGTTATTTCATGCCAACTCGCCcattttttgaaaactttggGTCCATTTTGTGGTGgtctgttctgggatctctgctaAACTCATTTGGGATTGGCCTCTCCCTCTATGGAGTCTGTCAGATCAAAGCCTTTGGCCTGACTGACCTGAACCTGCTGCAGAATCTGCTCTTTGGCAGCATGATTTCAGCGGTGGATCCTGTGGCAGCTCTGGTAGTTTTTGAAGAAGCCTCCGTTAATGAGCAGCTTTACATGATGATCTTTGGAGAGTCATTGCTAAATGATGGCATAACTGTG GTTTTATATAACATCTTCATCGCCTTCACCCAGATGCACAGGTATGAAGAAATTGAATCCATTGATGTCTTCGCTGGCTTTGCTCGCTTCTTCGTGGTGGGGCTGGGTGGTGTGTTGTTTGGTATCGTCTTTGGATTTGCGTCAGCATTCATGACCCGATTCACCCAGAACATCTCTGCAATTGAACCCCTGCTGGTCTTCATGTTCAGCTACTTGTCATACTTGTCTGCCGAAACCCTTTACATCTCTGGCATTTTGGC GATGACAGCATGTGCGGTGacaatgaaaaaatatgtgGAAGAGAATGTTTCCCAGAATTCTTATACCACAATAAAATACTTCATGAAGATGCTAAGCAGCATCAGTGAGACCCTGATTTTTGTGTTCATGGGAGTttctacagtggggaaaaacCACGAGTGGAACTGGGCCTTCATTTGCttcactctgctcttctgcctCATTTGGCGGACACTGA gTGTATTTGCTCTCTTCTACATCAGTAACAAGTTCCGAACATATCCCTTCACCTATAAAGACCAGCTCATTATTTCCTACAGTGGCCTTCGAGGAGCCAGTAGCTTCTCTCTTGCATTCTTGCTTCCAGTGAATCTCTTCCCCAGAAAAAACCTGTTCATCACTGCAACTCTTGTAGTTATATATTTCACTGTGTTCATCCAA GGAATCACAATTGGACCATTGGTCAGATATCTGGATGTCAAAAAGACGAACAAAAAGGAATCTATCAATGAAGAAATACATGTGCGA ttgaTGGATCACTTGAAGGCTGGTATTGAAGACATATGTGGACATTGGAGTCATTATCAGCTAAGAGATAA ATTTAAGAAGTTTGACAATAAGTACttgaagaaaattttaattcGGGAACACCAGCCCAAATCCAGCCTTGTGTCATTGTACAAAAAGATGGAGATAAAACTGGCCATCGAGATGGCTGAGAGCGGCATGAAAACTTCaaattcttctgcttctttACA GAGTGGCAGGAACCGGCGTGCACATAGGCTGTCCCCCACAGAGGTGGAGTCCATGAGAGATGTCCTGGCACATAATCTGTACCAAGTGCGACAAAGG gcACCAACATACAACCGGCACAACCTACCTACCAACACAAATGAGGCACAGGCACAAGAAATCCTAATCCGTCGGCAACACAGCCTGAAGCAGAGTCACAGGAAGGGGAACACCTTGCCTTGGAGTAGACCG GTTAACACCACAGAAGTGCGCTACCTCTCCTTGCCTCAGGGCCCCAGCCAGCCCACTAAACGAAAAGCCAGGCATGTTACTTTTACAG ATCAGCATAAAAGTGGCTCTGATGCTGCTTTCCCATTAATGCTCAGATCCCAGCCCCAACTACGGCCACTTGAAGCAAAGCAGCACCAAGAAGAGCTGATTCCAATGGCACACTTGGATAGACGAGCAGGTCCATCCAATCTGTCAGGTCATAGAGGAAATTCAATCAGCCACCATCATTTCACCAGAGCAGACAATTCATCTCTAATGCCAAGATCTCGGTTCACTGTGAGAGAAGTAGAGGAATATGAGTCAGaagaagagacagaaacaaTGGCACCAGCCAGGCCATTAGTTATATGA
- the SLC9A4 gene encoding sodium/hydrogen exchanger 4 isoform X2 produces the protein MGSAALAHLLNWLLLLLSLVSCSAGAYVDEPNLGKSFLPHYESDPGRAVDSSQDTRLHVFTVDYDYVQIPYEVTLWILLASLAKIGFHIYHRLPRLMPESCILIVIGALVGAIIFASHHKSPPVMNTSIYFLYLLPPIVLEEGYFMPTRPFFENFGSILWWSVLGSLLNSFGIGLSLYGVCQIKAFGLTDLNLLQNLLFGSMISAVDPVAALVVFEEASVNEQLYMMIFGESLLNDGITVVLYNIFIAFTQMHRYEEIESIDVFAGFARFFVVGLGGVLFGIVFGFASAFMTRFTQNISAIEPLLVFMFSYLSYLSAETLYISGILAMTACAVTMKKYVEENVSQNSYTTIKYFMKMLSSISETLIFVFMGVSTVGKNHEWNWAFICFTLLFCLIWRTLSVFALFYISNKFRTYPFTYKDQLIISYSGLRGASSFSLAFLLPVNLFPRKNLFITATLVVIYFTVFIQGITIGPLVRYLDVKKTNKKESINEEIHLMDHLKAGIEDICGHWSHYQLRDKFKKFDNKYLKKILIREHQPKSSLVSLYKKMEIKLAIEMAESGMKTSNSSASLQSGRNRRAHRLSPTEVESMRDVLAHNLYQVRQRAPTYNRHNLPTNTNEAQAQEILIRRQHSLKQSHRKGNTLPWSRPVNTTEVRYLSLPQGPSQPTKRKARHVTFTDQHKSGSDAAFPLMLRSQPQLRPLEAKQHQEELIPMAHLDRRAGPSNLSGHRGNSISHHHFTRADNSSLMPRSRFTVREVEEYESEEETETMAPARPLVI, from the exons ATGGGCTCTGCTGCACTTGCACATCTTTTGAACTGGCTACTGTTGCTGTTGAGCCTGGTATCCTGTTCTGCTGGTGCTTACGTGGATGAGCCCAACCTGGGCAAGAGCTTCTTGCCTCACTATGAGTCTGATCCCGGGAGAGCTGTTGACTCTTCACAAGATACAAGGCTACATGTTTTCACAGTGGACTATGACTATGTGCAAATTCCGTATGAAGTTACTCTCTGGATCCTCCTTGCCTCTCTTGCAAAAATAG GTTTCCATATCTATCACCGACTACCAAGACTCATGCCTGAAAGCTGCATCCTGATTGTCATTGGAGCATTGGTAGGAGCAATCATCTTTGCCTCACATCACAAATCTCCACCAGTGATGAACACAAGTATTTACTTCTTGTATCTCCTTCCACCCATTGTCCTGGAGGAGGGTTATTTCATGCCAACTCGCCcattttttgaaaactttggGTCCATTTTGTGGTGgtctgttctgggatctctgctaAACTCATTTGGGATTGGCCTCTCCCTCTATGGAGTCTGTCAGATCAAAGCCTTTGGCCTGACTGACCTGAACCTGCTGCAGAATCTGCTCTTTGGCAGCATGATTTCAGCGGTGGATCCTGTGGCAGCTCTGGTAGTTTTTGAAGAAGCCTCCGTTAATGAGCAGCTTTACATGATGATCTTTGGAGAGTCATTGCTAAATGATGGCATAACTGTG GTTTTATATAACATCTTCATCGCCTTCACCCAGATGCACAGGTATGAAGAAATTGAATCCATTGATGTCTTCGCTGGCTTTGCTCGCTTCTTCGTGGTGGGGCTGGGTGGTGTGTTGTTTGGTATCGTCTTTGGATTTGCGTCAGCATTCATGACCCGATTCACCCAGAACATCTCTGCAATTGAACCCCTGCTGGTCTTCATGTTCAGCTACTTGTCATACTTGTCTGCCGAAACCCTTTACATCTCTGGCATTTTGGC GATGACAGCATGTGCGGTGacaatgaaaaaatatgtgGAAGAGAATGTTTCCCAGAATTCTTATACCACAATAAAATACTTCATGAAGATGCTAAGCAGCATCAGTGAGACCCTGATTTTTGTGTTCATGGGAGTttctacagtggggaaaaacCACGAGTGGAACTGGGCCTTCATTTGCttcactctgctcttctgcctCATTTGGCGGACACTGA gTGTATTTGCTCTCTTCTACATCAGTAACAAGTTCCGAACATATCCCTTCACCTATAAAGACCAGCTCATTATTTCCTACAGTGGCCTTCGAGGAGCCAGTAGCTTCTCTCTTGCATTCTTGCTTCCAGTGAATCTCTTCCCCAGAAAAAACCTGTTCATCACTGCAACTCTTGTAGTTATATATTTCACTGTGTTCATCCAA GGAATCACAATTGGACCATTGGTCAGATATCTGGATGTCAAAAAGACGAACAAAAAGGAATCTATCAATGAAGAAATACAT ttgaTGGATCACTTGAAGGCTGGTATTGAAGACATATGTGGACATTGGAGTCATTATCAGCTAAGAGATAA ATTTAAGAAGTTTGACAATAAGTACttgaagaaaattttaattcGGGAACACCAGCCCAAATCCAGCCTTGTGTCATTGTACAAAAAGATGGAGATAAAACTGGCCATCGAGATGGCTGAGAGCGGCATGAAAACTTCaaattcttctgcttctttACA GAGTGGCAGGAACCGGCGTGCACATAGGCTGTCCCCCACAGAGGTGGAGTCCATGAGAGATGTCCTGGCACATAATCTGTACCAAGTGCGACAAAGG gcACCAACATACAACCGGCACAACCTACCTACCAACACAAATGAGGCACAGGCACAAGAAATCCTAATCCGTCGGCAACACAGCCTGAAGCAGAGTCACAGGAAGGGGAACACCTTGCCTTGGAGTAGACCG GTTAACACCACAGAAGTGCGCTACCTCTCCTTGCCTCAGGGCCCCAGCCAGCCCACTAAACGAAAAGCCAGGCATGTTACTTTTACAG ATCAGCATAAAAGTGGCTCTGATGCTGCTTTCCCATTAATGCTCAGATCCCAGCCCCAACTACGGCCACTTGAAGCAAAGCAGCACCAAGAAGAGCTGATTCCAATGGCACACTTGGATAGACGAGCAGGTCCATCCAATCTGTCAGGTCATAGAGGAAATTCAATCAGCCACCATCATTTCACCAGAGCAGACAATTCATCTCTAATGCCAAGATCTCGGTTCACTGTGAGAGAAGTAGAGGAATATGAGTCAGaagaagagacagaaacaaTGGCACCAGCCAGGCCATTAGTTATATGA